The proteins below are encoded in one region of Lactuca sativa cultivar Salinas chromosome 3, Lsat_Salinas_v11, whole genome shotgun sequence:
- the LOC111890084 gene encoding uncharacterized protein LOC111890084 — protein sequence MSVEEVIGRLKAYEERMKCHVEPEDRKLLMTYQQWSEKNKKKSEADSNAKANRGGFNSSRDRGRGRGGRGRGVTIIREAKEFGHYATKCKKPKKERNQEANLVHDDNELALLLAAFEEIGEVFLNEERVKPEVKRNGGALNQSKVRYLDTGASNHMTGDKEKFQTLDKKVHGVVKFGNESKVRIEGKGLILLHCKNGEERKLRDVYYIPDLCSNIISLRQLSEGDDEIRIKEPFLWVHDDTGRLLMKVKKSPNRLYKIQLEEVTPRCMIANLSGPKWSWHMRLGHVNFTSLKAMADKGLIEGTPKVIVP from the exons ATGTCCGTTGAAGAGGTGATAGGAAGGCTCAAGGCCTATGAAGAACGGATGAAATGTCATGTTGAACCAGAAGATAGAAAACTCCTCATGACCTATCAACAATGGTCAgagaagaacaagaagaaaagTGAGGCTGATTCAAACGCAAAGGCAAACCGGGGTGGTTTCAATAGTTCACGTGACAGAGGAAGAGGTCGTGGTGGCCGTGGCAGAGGTGTCACCATAATCAGGGAGGCCAAG GAATTTGGGCACTATGCAACAAAGTGCAAGAAACCAAAGAAGGAAAGAAATCAAGAGGCTAACCTGGTCCATGATGATAATGAACTAGCCTTGCTGTTGGCAGCCTTTGAAGAAATAGGGGAAGTGTTTTTAAATGAAGAAAGAGTGAAGCCTGAAGTAAAGCGAAATGGGGGagccttgaatcagtcaaaggtAAGGTATCTTGACACTGGGGCAAGTAACCACATGACTGGGGACAAAGAAAAGTTTCAAACACTAGACAAGAAAGTTCATGGGGTTGTGAAATTTGGGAATGAGTCCAAAGTAAGAATCGAAGGGAAAGGATTGATTCTACTCCATTGTAAGAATGGAGAAGAAAGAAAATTGAGAGATGTATACTACATACCTGACCTTTGTAGCAACATAATCAGCCTTAGACAACTCTCAGAAGGAGATGATGAGATCAGAATCAAGGAACCTTTCCTGTGGGTTCATGATGATACCGGAAGACTATTAATGAAAGTGAAGAAGTCTCCAAACCGGCTCTACAAAATCCAACTAGAAGAAGTTACACCAAGGTGCATGATAGCAAATCTAAGTGGTCCAAAATGGTCGTGGCACATGAGGCTAGGCCATGTGAATTTCACCTCTTTAAAGGCTATGGCTGATAAAGGCCTAATTGAAGGAACCCCCAAGGTGATAGTACCATAA